The following proteins are co-located in the Pontiella desulfatans genome:
- a CDS encoding RNA polymerase sigma factor RpoD → MDNKTPISVLKLGVKAHRALHRLHIKSIGEFIDLDMKDVLRLDGVGKKTVVCLGVWQKKVASILGSGVVDEAVSDADWKFYQECLSEVSQNRLTSLGICSLEKFFALSKYTFLGRQDVGAIYWEEVDYLQEVLSGGFEYSYDIGCEPNEEERSEKHGLEHEWRLAYASFSVRTKNGLDRLSVTSPKPFLKLTKDVFLGQRGVGKKCWKEIEGVQKKLFPLLSSGEVSLWEPDPYLLSDYPLYSGLDLNVTSLPDEFYPDAPVTSFVTNVRAKKALANLGVKTLGELLLVRSNVFFGLKNCGKNTVRELRKNVEEFLEYRRNPETNISMGESISDLIKQMCLEVGMSVRDADISSCRICHGRTLESVAHDYGCTRERIRQVVAKSTDLVETCFKTRIALDYVGEAMADVVNSNRGIIEMHALGTLLAEKLNWNTPVDEGGVKELIRNFPSMKARFAFEGDVVFRPHQCRDCDEITQLFKRLVRDSEDKPFTLNAEALEELQEICRKRTFFGCEFADLPFSSGYVDELCERSGYRKDGDTVWSDEAHALARGGLMRKAEALLQMYGGACSITELWSSIEALSDTTILKLRQVLSNSNQCFRWGKDEFIHKDFIKVRDDILSIIGNEINQRLKENSITSVIGIFKEYQFTFSDAGVPNEYALASVVANLFSDTCYVDKFRYIHSERPSDGRSSITYYVQQWVLDQDGAVRSDEIKNQLVNGFGMREATVPSCFSRLDEVIPLGEDKFIHVDNLGLNKSDLQSCADLIELTLQSHKQIGVHRLFKKKEIVCFELGIESPNMLHALIQHFFSDQYECRRFPHISRQGRSAMSLNETIERYLIERNGVVSVDDCSDHFESVGYNAAQMKARLPQTANVFVYYPRCLIHSSVLGWSENKSREIFKVLEASYEQSLRAGGFVGDLQDVFDLMEDDLPELENGYGWTADLLASIAGKIDGVQILGNAKRAFTIKGSKGELAKLGDLVSSVVKNVFNGGCSRDQLSEWMREHGVVRKKLSLSMFQPKDGLIMSEYECYLESGEVVNG, encoded by the coding sequence ATGGATAATAAAACGCCAATATCAGTTCTGAAGCTTGGGGTGAAAGCTCACAGGGCTTTGCACCGTCTTCACATCAAGAGTATCGGTGAGTTTATCGACCTAGATATGAAGGATGTTTTGCGATTAGATGGTGTCGGCAAAAAAACTGTGGTCTGCTTAGGAGTTTGGCAGAAAAAAGTAGCGTCCATTCTAGGTTCAGGGGTCGTCGATGAGGCGGTGTCCGATGCTGATTGGAAGTTTTATCAGGAATGCCTTTCGGAGGTGAGTCAAAATCGTCTGACATCTTTAGGGATTTGCTCTCTAGAAAAATTCTTTGCCTTAAGTAAGTACACATTTTTAGGACGTCAGGATGTTGGTGCAATCTACTGGGAGGAAGTCGATTATCTTCAGGAAGTACTTAGCGGCGGATTTGAATATAGTTATGATATAGGTTGTGAACCGAATGAAGAGGAACGTTCTGAGAAACATGGACTAGAGCATGAGTGGCGACTTGCGTATGCATCCTTTTCTGTGCGGACAAAAAATGGTTTAGATCGTCTATCGGTTACATCGCCCAAGCCTTTTCTGAAGTTGACTAAGGATGTTTTTTTAGGTCAGCGAGGTGTAGGAAAGAAATGCTGGAAAGAGATTGAGGGCGTTCAGAAAAAACTATTCCCCCTCCTTTCCTCGGGAGAGGTGTCACTATGGGAGCCAGACCCATATTTATTAAGTGATTATCCTTTATATAGTGGGCTTGATCTCAACGTCACTTCCTTGCCAGACGAGTTCTATCCCGATGCTCCAGTGACGTCATTTGTGACAAATGTAAGGGCTAAAAAAGCACTGGCTAATCTTGGGGTAAAAACATTAGGTGAATTATTGCTGGTTCGCTCCAACGTTTTTTTTGGCTTGAAAAATTGCGGTAAAAATACAGTTCGTGAACTGCGAAAAAATGTTGAGGAATTTTTAGAGTATCGCCGCAACCCTGAAACAAATATTTCCATGGGAGAGAGTATAAGCGACCTCATAAAGCAAATGTGCTTGGAGGTAGGAATGTCTGTCAGAGATGCTGATATTTCTTCGTGTCGAATTTGTCATGGGCGAACTTTAGAATCGGTTGCTCACGATTATGGGTGCACTAGAGAGCGCATCCGTCAAGTTGTAGCAAAATCAACCGACTTGGTAGAAACGTGTTTCAAAACTCGCATCGCATTAGACTATGTTGGAGAGGCGATGGCTGATGTTGTTAATTCCAATCGGGGCATTATTGAGATGCATGCGCTCGGCACTTTATTGGCTGAAAAACTGAACTGGAATACCCCTGTAGATGAAGGAGGGGTAAAAGAATTGATTCGGAATTTTCCTTCAATGAAAGCCCGATTTGCTTTTGAGGGAGATGTTGTTTTTCGTCCGCATCAATGCCGAGATTGTGACGAGATAACTCAGTTGTTCAAAAGGCTTGTCCGTGACTCGGAGGATAAACCTTTTACCTTGAATGCAGAAGCTCTTGAGGAACTACAAGAGATATGTCGGAAAAGAACTTTTTTTGGTTGTGAGTTTGCTGACTTGCCATTTTCATCAGGGTATGTTGATGAGCTATGTGAACGTAGTGGCTACAGAAAAGACGGTGACACTGTTTGGTCTGATGAGGCTCATGCTCTTGCCAGGGGTGGGTTGATGAGGAAAGCTGAAGCATTGCTCCAGATGTATGGGGGTGCTTGCTCAATCACCGAACTTTGGTCTTCTATTGAAGCTTTGTCTGATACAACAATTCTAAAACTGAGACAGGTTTTGTCAAATTCTAACCAGTGTTTCCGCTGGGGGAAAGATGAGTTTATTCACAAGGATTTCATCAAAGTTCGGGATGATATTTTGTCGATTATTGGGAATGAGATTAATCAACGCCTGAAGGAAAACTCAATCACCAGTGTAATCGGAATATTTAAAGAATATCAATTCACTTTCTCTGATGCAGGTGTGCCAAATGAGTATGCTTTGGCGTCTGTTGTTGCAAATTTATTTAGTGATACATGTTATGTAGACAAGTTTCGGTATATTCACTCTGAGCGACCTAGTGATGGGCGAAGCTCGATTACTTATTATGTTCAGCAGTGGGTATTGGATCAAGACGGAGCGGTTCGTTCTGACGAGATTAAAAACCAGCTTGTGAATGGTTTTGGAATGAGAGAAGCAACAGTGCCCAGTTGTTTTAGCCGCCTCGATGAGGTGATCCCATTGGGAGAGGATAAGTTTATTCATGTCGATAATCTGGGGCTAAATAAGAGTGACTTACAATCGTGTGCGGACTTGATAGAATTAACCCTTCAGTCTCATAAGCAAATTGGTGTTCATCGCTTGTTTAAGAAGAAGGAGATCGTTTGCTTTGAACTTGGCATTGAATCTCCCAACATGCTCCATGCGCTGATTCAACATTTTTTTTCTGATCAATATGAATGTCGCAGGTTCCCTCATATTTCTAGGCAGGGAAGAAGTGCAATGTCATTAAACGAGACTATCGAAAGATATCTTATAGAGAGGAATGGTGTTGTTTCTGTCGATGACTGTTCAGATCACTTCGAGAGTGTTGGGTATAATGCCGCACAAATGAAGGCACGTTTGCCTCAAACAGCTAACGTATTTGTTTATTACCCCCGGTGTTTGATTCACTCAAGCGTACTTGGATGGAGCGAGAACAAAAGTAGGGAAATCTTTAAGGTTCTGGAAGCATCGTATGAGCAAAGTCTCCGTGCTGGTGGATTCGTTGGTGATCTACAGGATGTTTTTGATCTTATGGAGGATGATCTTCCTGAATTAGAAAATGGATATGGGTGGACTGCTGATTTGCTAGCCTCAATTGCCGGGAAAATTGATGGAGTTCAGATTTTAGGTAATGCAAAGAGGGCATTCACGATAAAGGGCTCAAAGGGAGAATTAGCCAAACTAGGCGATTTGGTTTCATCTGTAGTTAAGAATGTTTTTAATGGTGGCTGTAGCCGTGATCAACTTTCTGAGTGGATGCGGGAGCATGGAGTTGTCAGAAAGAAACTCTCTTTATCCATGTTTCAGCCAAAAGATGGACTAATTATGAGTGAATATGAGTGTTATCTTGAATCAGGCGAGGTCGTAAATGGGTGA